ACGATGTCCATCAGATGTGTCTGCAGCACGATGCGGATGCCGTGCAGGACCACGGGATGGTCGTCGGCAATGATGATACGTGGGCGCACGTGGCTCCTCGGAGATCGAACAGGCCACGCTGTGCGGCAGCCAAGGCCTGATTCTGCAAAAGCACTGTCCCGCATAGGTATAGGAAAGGTCCGAAATCGATGCCGGCTGGATTCCCCGCCAACCTGGGCGGAATCCATCTGCTGATAGCCGCCCGCTATGTGCACCGTGCACCGGGACGTTACCGACCATCGGGTAAGCTAGCGCCCTCGTTTGCACAGGAATTCCAGGTGGCTGACTCCCCCAACGCTTCCCCCGCGCCGGCTCGCGCGCTGGAAGGTCAGAAACTGCTGTTGTGCGTCGGAGGCGGGATCGCGGCCTACAAGGCCCTGGAACTGGTGCGGCGCCTGCGCGACGCCGGTGCCCAGGTGCAGGTGGCGATGACCGCCGGTGCCCAGCAGTTCGTCACTCCGCTCAGTTTCCAGGCCCTGTCCGGGCAGCCGACCCGCACCACGCTGTGGGACAGTGCCGCCGAACAGGCCATGGGCCACATCGAGCTGGCCCGCTGGGCCGACCGCATCGTGGTCGCCCCGGGGACCGCCGATCTGCTGGCCCGGCTGGCCCAGGGCCACGCCGATGACCTGGTCAGCACCCTGTGCCTGGCCAGTACCGCGCCGCTGACGATCTGCCCGGCGATGAACCACCGCATGTGGCTGCATCCGGCCACCCAGGCCAACATCGCCCTGCTGCGCCAGCGCGGTGCGCAGGTGATCGGCCCGGTCGATGGTCCGCTGGCCGAGGGCGAATCCGGTCCCGGCCGTCTGGCCGAACCGGGCCACATCGTCGCCGCGCTGGCCGCCAATGGCAGTGCCGCAGCGGTGATTGCCGCACCGGAAACCCGCGCGCTGCAGGGCCTGCGCCTGCTGATCAGCGCCGGCCCGACCTACGAAGACATCGATCCGGTGCGCTATGTCGGCAACCGCAGCAGCGGCAAGATGGGCTTTGCCCTGGCCGCGGCCGCCGCGACGATGGGCGCCCAGGTGGTGCTGGTCAGCGGCCCGGTGCAGCTGCCGACGCCGCCCGGCGTGCAGCGCGTGGACGTGCGCTCGGCCGCGCAGATGCGCGATGCCGTGCTGAAGGCGCTGCCGGCCGACATCTATATCGGTGCCGCCGCGGTGTCCGACTACACCCCGCGCCAGGTGGCCGCGCAGAAGCTGAAGAAGACCGCCGAGAGCCAGTCGCTGGTGATCGAGCTGGTGCGCACGCCGGACATCCTCGCCGAGGTCGCTGCACAGACGCAGTCGTTGAAGCTGGTGGTCGGCTTCGCCGCCGAGACCCACGACGTGGAGAAATATGCGCGTGGCAAGCTGGTCGACAAGCGCCTGGACCTGGTGATCGCCAACCAGGTCGGCATCAGCGGCGGTGGTTTCGAGAGCGACAACAACGCCGCCACGGCCTACTGGCAGGACGGTGAACAGGTATTCCCGGCCACCTCCAAGCGCGAGCTGGCCGAACAACTGCTGGCGCTGATCGCGCGGAGACTCCAGGCATGACCCAGGCTTTCACTTCCCAACCGCTGCAGGTCAAGCTGCTCGATCCGCGCTTCGGCGACAGCTGGCCGCTGCCCGCCTACGCCACCGAAGCCAGCGCCGGCATGGACCTGCGCGCCGCGCTGGATACCGCGCTGACCCTGCAGCCGGGCGACACCGCGCTGGTGCCCAGCGGCCTGGCCATCCATATCGCCGATCCGAACCTGTGCGCGGTGATCCTGCCGCGTTCCGGGCTGGGCCACCGCCACGGCATTGTGCTCGGCAACGGCACCGGCCTGATCGACGCCGACTACCAGGGCCCGTTGCTGATCAGCGTCTGGAACCGTGGCCGCGAGGCCTTCACCATCGAGCCGGGCGATCGCATCGCGCAGCTGGTGGTCGTGCCGATTGCCCGCGTCAGCCTGCAGGTGGTGGATACTTTCACCGACAGCGTGCGGGGAACGGGTGGATTCGGCCATACCGGGGTGCGTTGACGGGGGACATTGATGAGCGGCATCGGGGAAGGGCAGCGGGAACGGTCGTTGGGACGCAGTGCGCCACTACTGGGGGTGCTGCTGGTCCTGCTCGCCGGCTGGTTCGGATGGAGCGCGGTGCAGCAATGGCGGCAGGAAGCCAATGGCCAGGCGCTGGAAGAAGCGCGTGACCAGGCCGTGCAGGGACTGCAGGAGGCGGCTGCCGGCCAGCTGAAGCAGCTGCAGCAGCAGTTGAAGAACGAACGCGTGCAGCAGGCACTGCAGGCCGGCGACGCCGCCGCGGCAGCGCTGGCCGTACGCGAGAGCTGGACCGGGGTGGAGCAGGTTGAAGTGCTGGGCGCCGATCTGGCCACGGCCTATGCCGACCCGGCCACCTTCGGCTATGCACGCCTGGCCCTGCTGGAAGAAGCGCTGGCCGAGGGCAAGCCGGGCCTGCGCGTGGTACGCGATGCCGGTGGCAATCGTCTTGGTCTGGCGGCACCGGTGCAGCTGGGCAGCCTTGGCCCGGCAGTGCTCTACGTGCGCCAGCCATTGCTGCGGCTGACCTCGCCGCTGGACCAGGTGAGCGCCCCGTCCACCGGTTTCCTCGGCCTGCGCCAAGGCACGCATGACCTCGTTGCCCAGGGCGACGCCGGCCTGGCCGAGAGCGCCGAAGCGCTGGCGCGCCCGGTTCCGGGCACGCCGTTGCGGCTGGTGGCTGCCGTACCCAATGTCGAAGCCGGTCCGCTGGGCCTGGGATCGCTGGCCAGTGCCATCGTCGCGCTGCTGCTGGCCTTTGTCGCCGTGTTGCTGGTGGTCGGTCGCGGCCGCCTGCCGAAGACCCTGCCGCTGCCGCGTCGCGCCGCTGCGGCCGAAGCCGATCACGGTCCTACGCTGAGCGAGAGCCTGCAGATGGCGCCGCCGCCGGTGGCCGCCGCCAGCGCCGCGGAAAGTGCGCCGCCGCCACCGCCGGTCCCGGCCGGGGAACTGGCCGCCGGCATCTTCCGTGCCTACGACATCCGTGGCGTGGTCGGCAGCGAACTGACGCCGAAGACCGCCGCGCTGATCGGCCAGGCCATCGGTACCGTGGCGCTGGAACAGGGCCTGCGCGAGGTGGTGATCGGCCGTGATGGCCGCCTGTCCGGCCCGGAACTGGCGGCGGGATTGGCCGAGGGCCTGCGTCGCACCGGTTGCACCGTGATCGACATCGGCCTTGCACCGACCCCGGTCGTCTATTACGCCGCCTTCCATCTGCGTACCGGCACCTGCGTGGCGGTCACCGGCAGCCACAACCCGCCCGAGTACAACGGCTTCAAGGTGGTCATCGGTGGCGAGACGCTGTCCGGCGATGCCATCACCGATCTCTACCAGCGCATCGTCGAGGGGCGCCTGGTGCAGGCGGCCGAGCCGGGCGATTACCAGCAGCGCGAAGTGGGGGCCGACTACATCCAGCGCATCGCTGATGACGTGCAGCTGGACCGCCCGCTGAAGGTCGTGGCCGATGCTGGCAACGGCGTCGCCGGTG
This genomic window from Stenotrophomonas maltophilia contains:
- the coaBC gene encoding bifunctional phosphopantothenoylcysteine decarboxylase/phosphopantothenate--cysteine ligase CoaBC, with translation MADSPNASPAPARALEGQKLLLCVGGGIAAYKALELVRRLRDAGAQVQVAMTAGAQQFVTPLSFQALSGQPTRTTLWDSAAEQAMGHIELARWADRIVVAPGTADLLARLAQGHADDLVSTLCLASTAPLTICPAMNHRMWLHPATQANIALLRQRGAQVIGPVDGPLAEGESGPGRLAEPGHIVAALAANGSAAAVIAAPETRALQGLRLLISAGPTYEDIDPVRYVGNRSSGKMGFALAAAAATMGAQVVLVSGPVQLPTPPGVQRVDVRSAAQMRDAVLKALPADIYIGAAAVSDYTPRQVAAQKLKKTAESQSLVIELVRTPDILAEVAAQTQSLKLVVGFAAETHDVEKYARGKLVDKRLDLVIANQVGISGGGFESDNNAATAYWQDGEQVFPATSKRELAEQLLALIARRLQA
- the dut gene encoding dUTP diphosphatase; translation: MTQAFTSQPLQVKLLDPRFGDSWPLPAYATEASAGMDLRAALDTALTLQPGDTALVPSGLAIHIADPNLCAVILPRSGLGHRHGIVLGNGTGLIDADYQGPLLISVWNRGREAFTIEPGDRIAQLVVVPIARVSLQVVDTFTDSVRGTGGFGHTGVR
- a CDS encoding phosphomannomutase/phosphoglucomutase, producing the protein MSGIGEGQRERSLGRSAPLLGVLLVLLAGWFGWSAVQQWRQEANGQALEEARDQAVQGLQEAAAGQLKQLQQQLKNERVQQALQAGDAAAAALAVRESWTGVEQVEVLGADLATAYADPATFGYARLALLEEALAEGKPGLRVVRDAGGNRLGLAAPVQLGSLGPAVLYVRQPLLRLTSPLDQVSAPSTGFLGLRQGTHDLVAQGDAGLAESAEALARPVPGTPLRLVAAVPNVEAGPLGLGSLASAIVALLLAFVAVLLVVGRGRLPKTLPLPRRAAAAEADHGPTLSESLQMAPPPVAAASAAESAPPPPPVPAGELAAGIFRAYDIRGVVGSELTPKTAALIGQAIGTVALEQGLREVVIGRDGRLSGPELAAGLAEGLRRTGCTVIDIGLAPTPVVYYAAFHLRTGTCVAVTGSHNPPEYNGFKVVIGGETLSGDAITDLYQRIVEGRLVQAAEPGDYQQREVGADYIQRIADDVQLDRPLKVVADAGNGVAGALAPQLLEAIGAEVIPLYCDVDGTFPNHHPDPSEPANLEDLVQTVKRFGADLGVAFDGDGDRLGVVTGEGRIIYADRLLMLFAADVLMRNPGAMVIYDVKCTGKLSDHVLRNGGSPLMWKTGHSLMKAKMRETDAELAGEMSGHFFFKERWFGFDDGLYAAARLLEILAQREETPDEVLAELPEMVATPELKVPVAEGTPHALVAMLVAAAQSPDNPYVGGRLSTIDGLRVDFPDGWGLVRASNTTPVLVLRFEGNDEAALERIQALFCSQLQPVLGDTPLGF